CACTGCTTCCCTTTcataagaatggcttcttgacatccacccttccatggagaccctttctgatgaggctccagtgaacagtagatggacaAACTGAAGGACCAGATATATATCTCAAGTCgggtcaggtctttgctggatttttttcctgtttcttgagcacagatactgttcatctgctgtagatatttTTGTCCCTGTTTGGTAAAAAataatactgttttatgctaGACTGTCTTATATTTGGGATTTTTTGTCGACACACCTacagaaattaaaaaaacaacgtgtctctgtgacaggctgctagtaacgATGTGCCTACATATCCCATTTGAAATTGGATCTTTGCTAAGTTTTTTGTTATGTTTAGACTGTCCCTTGAGGTAGGCTTTTCTGAGCTTAAATGTCTCATAAGTCAGTGTTAAAGGGctgaacaaacacaaaaaaaggcaTTCATCTGAAAATGGTCTGGTACAATTACTAGGCTGAATGAgggtgaaaaagcagccaatgtccagagaaaaactgtgaaagaccttcagaaagcctgaagaactgttggtcaagaccactttaaaagattatcaGGAAGTCTGGCTCACAGAACGTGGAATAAAAAAGAGATGAGGGATGGATCATAACTCTTGCACTGTATGCCAGGAAAGTAAAGCAAGAAGTGAAATACTTTTCAGTTTCACCTGCCCTGCACGTCATGTTTCCTGCATTCTTGCAGTTCCTCAACTTCAGTCTGAAAACAGGATGTGCACTTCTTTTATGAAGGAAGTTCCATCATGTCAAAGCCAACTATGTTTGTTACTATCCTGAACAGCTGTGGCCTCAATCAGTcattctctccctttctctgtAAGTAGAACAGACAACAAAATAGGAGCAGGTTACTCGACACTACCCCTCTGTATTTCCCTTTTCTTTGAACACTCTCATTTTTCCTTTCGGCATCTTTCCGTTCTCATTATCCCTTTTAGCTGTACAGTAACATCAAAAGTTAATCTTGTTGCTCTCATTACTACTCACCGCTGTGCTTGTCCTGGTCAGAAGGGTTAAACAGTTGGCAAGACTTCAGAGCTGAACTTTTGGAACACAATGTCTTTTAATGAGACATAAACAGACAGTATCTTAAGAGTTCAGCCTTCTGGTTTAGGGCTCTGACATGCTGTCAAAAAATAGGCCCACCAAAGCAGTCTATGCCTTTTATTATCTCCAGTGCTGGAGGTTATGTCAGCCAGCTGCCTGCAGATTTCTAAGGAGAGAACAATGACAATCCAATAAACTGTTGGTTGCTGACATGTACGCATCTAACAGGCAAAATCCTCTTTTTAGCTTTAATTACCCTAAAACCAGAAATTGTGTAATTACAAGAAGCTATTCTCACTAAATATTTCAAATTGACGGCTGATAGGCTTAGTTCCTCATTCAGCCTCATTTTTAAACTCAGATGTGGCAGCTCTTCAATAGGCTTAAAATAATTTTGCCTACATCAGCTGGATTGCACTGCTGATGTCCCACAATGTAAAATTTCAActcacaagttaaaaaaaaaaaaaacacctttcagGCACAGCTTTCACTGCACCCTAGTGTGTTTCTTTGACAACTGCAGGAAACACCTGCACATGGATGCCACTTGCTACACCCACACTACACTGAAGTGAAATGAAATGACAGCagaatgtataaaaaaaaaaaacatgatggaACAGTCTTTCAGGTGCAACTCGAGGCAGAGCAGGTCACCCCCCTCTTCAGTTCAAGGCTTGGATGTGTTTGAAAGCAAAGGCCTCCTCATGCAGATTTTCAGCACTCAGTGGAAATAAGAATTGTTTTTCTCACAACTAAGGCTCTTCCTTTTAAGGCTGTTCTCACATGATGTCTGAGGCTCGTCTAAGCTAAATTTGTGGTTTTCCTGAGTCGGTTGCAGAAGCGAAACTCAAAGCAAAATCAGTACTTGACGTACAGGAAGCACAAGAGCAAACAAAGAAGAATGGATGCGAGGCTGCCAAGACCGTTGGTTTAACACAAGTAACAGTCAGTTTAAGGGACTGGGAGGGCGTGGACGCATAGCACATAATTAGTGTTGTGTACTCTTATTAGTTGGCGTTTGTTTGTCTTAGTGACAACCTTTCAACATTGTGTGTGTAAAATTTGATGAGTCTCAGAGAGgaaataaattaaatctaaTGAAATTCAATCAAAATGTagctttattcattcatatgtACAGCAATGTTTACAAAAAAAGAATATCAACAATATCTATACACTGTAAATGTCAGCATATGAGTGACATTTGATGTCCCACAGCAGATCTGAAGCCCTTGGCTTTGAAATTTGAAAGAACTGAAGTCCCATTAATTTTACAGTTGTACAGGGTGATGAAAATAAGGATTCGGGGCCTTTTACTGGCATATCACTTTAACTCTGGCATAAACATGCTCTCTGTACTCCAGGCAGTGTTTCCTCATGTGCCTGGACAGATGGAAGCTTTGTCTATTTTCGAGAATATGTCACACATCTTGGACCTGATGGTGCAGGTGGATGCAGTGTTGCCAGAGGGTTTTGTGAGTGTTCTTGCATTTCAAAATGGAGTGCCCTTTTAATTTCTGAAGTTAACCTTTTCCCCTGAAGCGGCGAGGGATGCATTTGCTCCCTCAGATCTGCTCTGGTGTAGATCTCACTCTGTGCTCTGTGGCtcactctctttctctctggtcACATCTCTGCAGAAAACgtggaggtggggggggggggggggggggggggcaaaattagaataacattaaaacaaagcaaactAAGCATATTACAACGCACACAAACATGAACTGCGTAGTAGGTGAGTTGTTTAAAGATAAAGGGGGAGTAACATTTAAATTGGAACATTAATTTGCTGTGTCAAGACCACTGATAGCAGTGAGTGTACATTTTGTTCTTCTTGTCTCGTGTGCGTGCGCAGAGTGATGCATGTGCTCATGGGCCTCCAAAGCCCCACTCCTTGAGTGCTGAGAGGAGGATCGTGATGCTCATGTAGTCGAGTATGCTATTAACACAAAAGGGTGGGGAGATAGTCCACCTGAGTCCCCAGACATGGCATTTACACATAAAAGGTGGTCAGAGATAAACAGAAGGGAATACAGTGACAAAGGGAAGACACAAGGTGGATTCTGCTGTGCACTCTATTTTCAATGTGTAGACAAACATGCACTCTGTCAGCGTCTCTGCCACCATAGCACACTGCAGCCCACTGGGTTGTCATTTGAAGTGCAAAGAGAATAAAGACTAGATTGAGAGAAATACACACCAGCAAGTTCCCGGTCCAACATGTCGATAAAACTCTCaagttcttttgtgtctcccaGCTTGGCTGCAGGGGAAAGATAGAAGGAAAAGGAATTTAAGGAactatagaagaaaaaaaacagcaatggaAAAATGTTTGTAGGGATATGTAGCTCAGTTCAATGGTATTTCCTTTGGCCTGAAATTAATCTAAATCCCAGAATTACAAGTGAATCAAACTGCTTTTGGACTGACTAAAATACTCCCAGCATCTTTTCTGCAAACTCCCATACAGCTGATCTCAAGTGCTTCGAAATCTTGACCCCACCGGGATCTCTGTTGTACTTATCAGAGTCACCATGCATAACAACGCGCAGAGCAAATAAGACCATCTGGACAGCCTCGTTTTTATCCATTGAAATGTAATAGTCTGTGTATGTAAATGCATCAGAATACAACggcaattgtttgttttttttacacacacaaacacctgaACCAGTCTCCCCACTCAAAGCACCTCAAATAAAACCCTGCAGCAGACTTTGAAAGAGGAGTGCTGAGATGTCAGAGTCACAGCAGGTGGGGCTCTGTTGTGTAAAAACAAAAGAGCTCTGAGCCTAATGTAGAGGGTTTGTGTGTGGCTGTGATAGTGATCAGAGCAAAAGTGATAGTAATCGCTTTAAGAAAAAGGGCTATTTGGATGGAGATGGGCTGATAGGAAGCTGCAGTACCTTTCGGTGCCAGCGTTATGCCTGCTGTGTGAAGCTCCTCTTCGCTGGTattcaaactgtttcccatAGAAGCTTCGCTGCCTGGGGGGAAGTGGGGGGAGTGAGAGAAGATAATAAGCGCTTAGGGGCGCTCCGAGCAAATGATCAGCAGCAGTGACAACAATGTTTGCACAATGCAGGAGTTGCAAACGGTGATgataaaatgttataaaatgaaaGTAAATGTTTGCAAGTGACTCCCATGAGTCAGCTTGAAAACTTGAAAGCAGTTTGCCTTTTGAAACATTACAGGGCCAACATACTTTCAATAATGATGACACAtgggagcagagagagagagagaaaaagctcTTCTTTTATCTCATTATCACAGACAAATGTACAATTAAATCAACGaaaaagatcatttaaaaaaaagaaaggttatCCATAGTTGCAGTTTATTCCAGTGCACCGCTGTTGCCATGAGAAGAACGGCTTCTTTTGTAGAAGAATAAAGGGGTTCAACTAGGTGGCCATAAGAAACAACTTAAAATGTCAGTCAGCAGCAAATGATGCACCAAAAACTGCCTTTGATTTGCCACACATTATTGTACATAAAGCAAACAGTATATTCATTCTTAAGATGTGCTTCTTCGTTTTTTACTCACTGTAATCAGAATCCTCAACTCCGCTGTCATCACCCTGTCTCCTGGCCTCGTGCAGGACGTGCTGGTAAGTGTGGCGTTTGCTTTGAGAAGGGGCCTTCAGCTCCTCCACCACATCCTGGAACTCCTGCAACAACTCGCCCAGCTCCAACTCCAAGTCTGTGGAAAATGTGACAGCAGTTGGAAAGAAATCGCACACTCCACTGAAAGAGAATTTCAAGATTGTCTCAACTCACTGGAGCAACATAAAAAGTAGCTGAAGTGCTGTGAAAAGCCGTCAGAAATTACTTAAATACAATAACATCTAAAGTTTGCATCCTTTAAGATCCTGACTGTTTTTCAATATAGGAATTTACAAAATGTACCCAGGTGAAAAAACTAATGCTAAACAAATGCTAAAACTAGAGGAGGTTTGTGTCAGTAGGCTGTTTTAGATAACTGGATATGAGGAAAATAACCCTAATAGACAATATGGCATATAAAAAAGACGACCCGTAAAACAATTGCGTTAGAGAAATATTACAATATAAATCAATACGCAATGCTAGAGGCTGCTGTAAAACAATACAACAGCATTTTAGGAAATGTCTTAAATAAAGGCACCTTTGTGAAAGAATGGATATACAGTGCAAAATCAGCACAGCTCAGCTTATTTGCCAACTTATAAAACTCACTTGAATTTGACACAGTTTTAATAATGCCTTCAAGTGGTCTACGCAGCAGGAAAAGAGGGAGtaataacatttaaaaacttCAGTGGTGTAAGATCTGGTGTCCAAGGCAAATCACATGTGAAATGTGATTTCGTATTTGTAATAATTGTGTAAAACATGGACAAAACAGACGGGCTATGTCTTAAAAGTAGGCTATCTGCCGAAATATAGTCTGACATACTCAGCAGAAGAGTTAACCTGGTGAAAAACTAAAGCAGGGCAGGCTGAGGGATTTGAACTTTTCACGCTTTAAGTGAAGCTTTGATTTATAGCCCATAATTGTGACCTCATACATATATGATACTATAGAAACcagtaagttaaaaaaaaaaaaaaaaaaacagtatagcTTTTCACTGGGGTTAAGCTGTTGCCTGTCATCACTAGCACTACAACCATTTAAGATTAATGGCTCAAGCAGTTGTCTGACTTACCCGTGTTAATGTCTGAGGACATGCTGAAACGGTGAAATAAAACACCACGAGGCTGGTGTGCGTGTGGGTTCAAAGCGGTTTAACGCCGACAGGCACGCATTGTAGTTTTATTCTACAGCCCCGAAAAGCCGCGGAGTCAGAGGACCTGGCCAACCAATCAAGTCGCAGAAAAACCTCATGGGTCTTACTGTAACTGGAAAAGGTGGGCGCAAAGAAGGGAAATAATTACGTTAGAAGAGGGATAGGAATAACCCATTACACAACCCAACGCAGGGATATACCCCGCATGCGTTCATGATAAGAGAGAAACTTTTTGTGAACTTAACATTTAAGGGTTTATTCCTGAGTAAATCAGACAGGAACAGAGCTGCGCACTGACACTCTGCGGTctcacatcatcatcatcatctgagAATCCAAATGTGAAGTGGGTGAATATATCCTTGAATTCTTGACTGTGGGTGACATAGTTGGGGAAAGGGCACTTCGGTAGAAATTGTCTCTCTGAGGGGCCAAAACAAAACTTCTTAGTCTAGGAAGGGGTGCAGTACTCTGCTCCTTCTATAGAGGGCACTGGTCTCCCACAGTCTGAGGGCAATATTATTTAAATTTATAAAAAAGTACTCTGTGTTTATCAACGGTGGAGAAACAAAtgtctcacagaaaaaaaagcacgtttataccaaagaggtatcccttttttttctgatcCCAAGGGATCCCATGGCTAACCCTTTCCTTACCTAAGTGATACACAATATTTTACCTCATTATAAAACATTAACCCAGAATGGAGTAACTTGTTTGGTAGATTTCACCCAAAATATACAGTGTTACCCCCAAAAATGTGCGTATGTGTACGTTAAACAAAATACCTGTTCACGCTTACACATGTTCCAATTGGGATATCAGGAACCTTGATTATTATAAGCTGTTGTCAGTTGTGTTCTTCATAAAGGCTTTAGCATTAAGATTATTTAGGTTTTTAAATAGAAGGACCAAAAGAGATGAGAAATTTGCAGAGAAAATCATTGGAAGACtgttaaaacatttataaaGTGGTAATGCAAAAGGTGGGATATTATCTTTAAACAGGGATATATCGAGGCAGATTTGATATCAACATGTTATTCATGTTCAGTGTGGTTTAGAAGTAACATGATTGCACAAACCCAGCACTTACACATTGCTCAGGAATGAGTACAAAAGTAAACCTGTTGTTCCTCTAACGTCTCAAATACCAGTAGGACAAGCAGCAGAGGTGTTGTAGGAGGGGCATCAACGGATTATGCCTTCAGCTGTGCAGGTTTAAATTGCTGCCTCTGTTCTTGGTGATCACTTGCTGCCGGGGGACTTGGGTATCATGTGCGAGGGCAATGGGCCATGGGACTCCTTATAATATGACCTTGTCTGGACTACTGCAGGTTAGTCTGTCAAGAGCGATTATCATATTGGTGGCATCTTATTTCTGCCGGTGCGATTTAAAATGCACGTCAGAGACACTGAAAAGCTGTTGATATTATGAGAGATTCTATTCATTTCAGAACCTCTTAGAGAGAAAAGATTTAGATATATTACAGAATATTTATGAAACACATGCACCTCTGTAAGAGTAAATGCTCCTTTGCTATTTGCTTTTTGTGTACGTGTGTCATTTGTTTGTGAGAGTATTTGGTTAAAGATAAGTGAGAGGTATCACATTACCCCCATTGTACAGTTGTCTGCATTTCAAAGAGATCACTGAGCCATGAAGTTTAAACATTGAAGTCCTGTGAGAAAATATTTCTTGAACTTCCTTCAAGTTCAAAGGAAATGGAATAAAAAATACAGTAGATTTTAATTACAAAATATATCAGTTcagtttctgtctttctttccatCAGAGTCTG
Above is a genomic segment from Odontesthes bonariensis isolate fOdoBon6 chromosome 13, fOdoBon6.hap1, whole genome shotgun sequence containing:
- the LOC142397636 gene encoding regulator of cell cycle RGCC gives rise to the protein MSSDINTDLELELGELLQEFQDVVEELKAPSQSKRHTYQHVLHEARRQGDDSGVEDSDYSSEASMGNSLNTSEEELHTAGITLAPKAKLGDTKELESFIDMLDRELAEM